One part of the Streptomyces lydicus genome encodes these proteins:
- a CDS encoding DUF6274 family protein: MTTAVRHETKALLRAHLAAATGYRHLTRHCPVCHQLLRLAMEPHTAPSGAPAPASAPAPAPAVCEPSAAEDESPAAG; the protein is encoded by the coding sequence ATGACGACTGCGGTACGGCACGAGACCAAGGCGCTGCTGCGAGCCCATCTGGCGGCCGCGACGGGCTACCGCCATCTGACCCGGCACTGCCCGGTCTGCCATCAGCTGCTGCGGCTCGCCATGGAGCCGCACACGGCCCCCTCGGGCGCCCCGGCGCCCGCGTCCGCCCCGGCGCCCGCTCCGGCCGTCTGCGAGCCGTCCGCGGCCGAGGACGAAAGTCCCGCCGCCGGGTGA
- a CDS encoding Leu/Phe/Val dehydrogenase, giving the protein MGVTTVTDVRPAPAGTDGGVLHTLFRSEQGGHEQVVLCQDRASGLKAVIAVHSTALGPALGGTRFHAYASEEEAVLDALNLSRGMSYKNALAGLDHGGGKAVIIGDPDLVKTEELLLAYGRFVASLGGRYVTACDVGTYVADMDVVARTNKWTTGRSPANGGAGDSSVLTAFGVFQGMRASAQHAWGDPTLRGRKVGVAGVGKVGHLLVEHLLKDGAEVVITDVRTESVARVVADHPQVTVVADTEALIRTEGLDVYAPCALGGALSDDSVPVLTAKVVCGAANNQLAHPGVEKDLSDRGILYAPDYVVNAGGVIQVADELHGFDFDRCKTKAAKIFDTTLAIFARAKADGIPPAAAADRLAEARMAEARHA; this is encoded by the coding sequence ATGGGAGTCACCACAGTGACTGACGTACGTCCGGCCCCCGCCGGCACCGACGGCGGCGTTCTGCACACCCTCTTCCGGTCCGAGCAGGGCGGCCATGAGCAGGTCGTTCTCTGCCAGGACCGGGCCAGTGGCCTCAAGGCGGTGATCGCCGTCCACAGCACCGCGCTGGGCCCCGCGCTGGGCGGCACCCGCTTTCACGCGTACGCCTCCGAGGAGGAGGCCGTGCTGGACGCGCTGAACCTGTCGCGCGGCATGTCCTACAAGAACGCCCTCGCGGGTCTGGACCACGGCGGCGGCAAGGCCGTGATCATCGGTGACCCCGATCTGGTCAAGACCGAGGAACTCCTGCTCGCCTACGGCCGGTTCGTGGCCTCCCTCGGGGGCCGCTACGTCACCGCCTGCGACGTCGGCACGTACGTCGCCGACATGGACGTCGTCGCCCGTACGAACAAGTGGACCACCGGCCGCTCCCCCGCGAACGGCGGCGCCGGCGACTCCTCGGTGCTGACCGCCTTCGGTGTCTTCCAGGGCATGCGCGCCTCGGCCCAGCACGCCTGGGGCGATCCGACGCTGCGCGGCCGCAAGGTGGGCGTCGCGGGCGTGGGCAAGGTGGGGCACCTCCTCGTCGAGCACCTCCTCAAGGACGGCGCCGAGGTCGTGATCACCGACGTCCGCACCGAGTCGGTGGCCCGGGTCGTCGCCGACCACCCGCAGGTCACCGTGGTCGCGGACACCGAGGCGCTGATCCGCACCGAGGGCCTGGACGTCTACGCGCCGTGTGCGCTGGGCGGTGCGCTGAGCGACGACTCGGTGCCGGTGCTGACCGCGAAGGTGGTGTGCGGCGCGGCCAACAACCAGCTCGCGCACCCCGGCGTCGAGAAGGACCTGTCCGACCGCGGCATCCTCTACGCGCCCGACTACGTCGTGAACGCCGGCGGCGTGATCCAGGTCGCCGACGAGCTGCACGGTTTCGACTTCGACCGCTGCAAGACCAAGGCGGCGAAGATCTTCGACACCACGCTGGCGATATTCGCTCGTGCGAAGGCCGACGGCATTCCGCCGGCCGCGGCCGCCGACCGCCTGGCCGAAGCGCGCATGGCGGAGGCGCGGCACGCCTGA
- the bldC gene encoding developmental transcriptional regulator BldC, protein MTARTPDAEPLLTPAEVATMFRVDPKTVTRWAKAGKLTSIRTLGGHRRYREAEVRALLAGIPQQRSEA, encoded by the coding sequence ATGACCGCTCGCACCCCTGACGCCGAGCCGCTGCTGACCCCTGCCGAGGTTGCCACGATGTTCCGCGTGGACCCGAAGACGGTCACCCGTTGGGCCAAGGCAGGCAAGCTCACGTCCATCCGCACGCTCGGAGGACACCGGCGTTACCGCGAGGCTGAGGTCCGCGCACTGCTCGCGGGTATTCCGCAGCAGCGCAGCGAGGCCTGA